One part of the Dyadobacter sp. 676 genome encodes these proteins:
- a CDS encoding histidine kinase, whose translation MRPVAPVLNNLKNRRVLLHILFWLTVLAILTIIYGAGMPGYWLTIGIVAMFMPIHICYFYLIAYVIIPRYFDRKKYVQFAILFLLVVTGSTLAFRLMEILVADPIIYNAVKKNDPTFVWHKLDGTFRQQISRPVYLISAFEQTNIFVWIALSVKFFKMWFDRRQAAMEAELNFLKGQLHPHFLFNTLNNLYALTLKQSPQSPGVVMGLAEILRYMLYEANTEVVQLERDISILKSYIELEKIRYEERLDIHFSINGLSPEYKIAPLLILPLVENAFKHGASEQIGQAWINMDLRIRNNALKFKISNSKPETAVHDDRPHHVSIGLANVRKRLEILYPAAHNLKIMDEEDVFAVILEIDLDKRLEI comes from the coding sequence ATGCGCCCTGTTGCCCCGGTCCTGAATAACCTTAAAAATAGAAGAGTTTTACTGCACATCCTGTTCTGGCTCACCGTGTTGGCGATCCTGACGATCATTTACGGTGCAGGCATGCCCGGTTACTGGCTGACGATCGGCATAGTGGCCATGTTTATGCCGATCCACATCTGCTATTTCTACCTGATCGCCTACGTAATCATCCCGCGCTATTTCGACCGGAAGAAATACGTGCAGTTCGCGATCCTTTTCCTGCTGGTCGTGACCGGTTCTACGCTGGCTTTCAGGCTCATGGAAATACTGGTCGCCGACCCGATCATTTATAATGCGGTGAAAAAGAACGATCCGACGTTCGTCTGGCACAAGCTCGACGGGACTTTCAGGCAGCAGATCTCGCGGCCGGTATATCTGATAAGCGCATTCGAGCAAACCAACATTTTTGTCTGGATCGCATTGTCGGTTAAATTTTTCAAAATGTGGTTTGACAGGCGGCAGGCGGCGATGGAGGCCGAGCTGAATTTTCTGAAAGGCCAGCTGCACCCGCATTTTTTGTTCAATACATTAAACAACCTCTATGCATTGACCCTCAAACAATCCCCGCAATCGCCCGGCGTAGTGATGGGCCTGGCTGAAATTTTGCGGTATATGCTTTATGAGGCCAATACGGAGGTCGTGCAGTTGGAGAGGGACATCAGCATTCTCAAAAGTTACATCGAACTGGAAAAGATACGGTACGAGGAACGGCTGGATATTCATTTCAGCATCAATGGCTTGTCGCCGGAATACAAAATTGCGCCGTTGCTGATTCTGCCTTTGGTCGAGAATGCGTTCAAGCACGGAGCGAGCGAGCAGATCGGGCAGGCGTGGATTAACATGGATTTACGGATTAGGAATAACGCACTGAAATTCAAGATCTCGAACAGCAAACCCGAAACCGCCGTGCACGACGACCGCCCGCACCACGTAAGCATAGGCCTCGCGAATGTGCGCAAGCGCCTTGAAATCCTTTACCCTGCCGCGCATAATCTCAAAATCATGGACGAGGAGGATGTTTTCGCGGTAATCCTGGAAATTGACCTTGACAAACGATTGGAAATATGA
- a CDS encoding LytTR family DNA-binding domain-containing protein, giving the protein MVKVNVNDIYWIESLRDYIKVVLKDKALISKQKISLLEELLPEDGFIRIHRSFIVSVDKVESYHSHKLEIAGKELPIGRNFRNDCQRRFKLAF; this is encoded by the coding sequence ATGGTGAAGGTGAACGTCAACGACATTTACTGGATCGAAAGCCTGCGCGACTATATCAAAGTGGTTTTGAAAGACAAGGCGCTCATTTCGAAGCAAAAAATAAGCCTTTTGGAGGAACTCCTGCCCGAAGACGGTTTCATTCGCATTCACCGCTCCTTCATTGTCTCGGTTGATAAAGTCGAAAGCTACCATTCGCACAAACTCGAAATCGCGGGTAAGGAACTTCCCATAGGCCGTAACTTCCGCAACGACTGTCAGCGGCGCTTCAAGCTCGCTTTTTAA
- the ahcY gene encoding adenosylhomocysteinase → MATSTETYIPYKVKDISLAEWGRKEITLAEAEMPGLMAIRAEYGPSQPLAGARIAGCLHMTIQTAVLIETLTALGAEVTWSSCNIFSTQDHAAAAIAAAGIPVYAWKGMNEEEFNWCIEQTLFFGEERKPLNMILDDGGDLTNMVFDQYPELIDGIKGLSEETTTGVHRLYERYKNGTLHLPSINVNDSVTKSKFDNKYGCRESLVDSIRRATDLMLAGKVAVVAGYGDVGKGSAESLRGAGCRVLVTEIDPICALQAAMDGFEVVTMDEAADRANIFVTATGNYKIITDRHFLKMRDKAVVCNIGHFDNEIDMAWLNKSYGHTKSQIKPQVDIYNVEGKDIIVLAEGRLVNLGCAMGHPSFVMSCSFSNQTLAQIELWNNSANYEKKVYVLPKALDEKVASLHLAHVGAKLDTLTEEQAAYIGVTVEGPFKAETYRY, encoded by the coding sequence ATGGCAACGTCAACCGAAACGTACATCCCGTACAAGGTAAAAGACATCTCGCTGGCCGAATGGGGCCGCAAGGAAATCACATTGGCAGAAGCTGAAATGCCTGGTTTGATGGCGATCCGCGCCGAATACGGCCCATCGCAGCCGCTGGCAGGTGCGCGTATCGCAGGTTGCCTGCACATGACGATCCAGACCGCCGTTCTGATCGAAACCCTTACTGCGCTGGGCGCGGAGGTTACCTGGTCGTCCTGCAATATTTTCTCTACGCAAGACCACGCGGCAGCGGCTATCGCGGCAGCGGGAATCCCTGTTTACGCATGGAAAGGAATGAACGAAGAGGAGTTCAACTGGTGTATCGAGCAGACTTTGTTCTTCGGCGAAGAACGTAAGCCCCTCAACATGATCCTCGACGACGGCGGTGACCTGACCAACATGGTATTCGACCAATATCCCGAGCTGATCGACGGTATCAAAGGACTTTCGGAAGAAACTACAACCGGTGTTCACCGCTTGTACGAGCGTTACAAAAACGGAACGCTTCACCTGCCGTCCATTAACGTGAACGATTCGGTCACAAAGTCTAAATTCGACAACAAATACGGCTGCCGTGAGTCTTTGGTTGACTCCATCCGCCGCGCAACCGACCTGATGCTGGCTGGTAAAGTAGCAGTAGTGGCAGGTTACGGCGACGTAGGTAAAGGTTCTGCCGAATCGCTCCGTGGCGCAGGCTGCCGCGTACTCGTTACCGAAATCGACCCTATCTGTGCTTTGCAGGCTGCTATGGATGGTTTCGAGGTAGTAACGATGGACGAAGCTGCGGACCGCGCTAACATTTTCGTTACGGCAACCGGTAACTATAAAATCATCACCGACCGTCACTTCCTCAAAATGCGTGACAAAGCGGTAGTTTGCAACATCGGCCACTTCGACAACGAAATCGACATGGCGTGGTTGAACAAATCTTACGGCCACACCAAATCGCAAATCAAACCACAGGTAGACATTTACAATGTGGAAGGCAAGGACATCATCGTATTGGCAGAAGGCCGTCTGGTGAACCTTGGTTGCGCGATGGGTCACCCGTCGTTCGTAATGTCGTGCTCGTTCTCGAACCAGACGCTCGCACAGATCGAGCTTTGGAACAACAGCGCCAACTACGAGAAGAAAGTATACGTACTTCCAAAAGCGCTCGACGAAAAAGTGGCTTCCCTGCACCTCGCACACGTAGGCGCGAAGCTGGATACGCTTACCGAAGAGCAAGCTGCTTACATTGGCGTAACAGTGGAAGGTCCTTTCAAAGCGGAAACTTACCGTTATTAA
- a CDS encoding M48 family metallopeptidase, which yields MYNFDVRYHDGRMSIAHDATLTLMPDHWLIHYRDPSGELTSVRWTLAGIATDENFSSLFIFRYGGFPQQTIECKDQQLPIALAQHYPGKVFFKKGINRLFKLTNATIAGLAVLLIAILGVAYWYGLPLVASAVASRVPMSAEIEMGDTMYENLLHGYDVDSTLTVKVNDFARSIDFKTQYPIRVTVVRERDVNAFALPGGRIVVFDGILRRMTTKEELAALLAHEVSHVHYRHSLRNVIRSLGGYLFLSVLLNDINGIVTVLADNSNALANLTYSRELETEADQKAMTIFQSEGLNLKGFVDLFTMLKSEHGDMTSLKLLSTHPLTADRLRVAEVKMKGQKGVKEDVELERKWAEIDRGYRGGE from the coding sequence ATGTACAATTTTGATGTCCGTTATCACGACGGAAGAATGTCCATCGCGCACGATGCGACGCTCACACTCATGCCCGATCATTGGCTCATTCATTATCGTGACCCCTCGGGTGAGCTAACGTCGGTGCGATGGACATTGGCTGGCATTGCAACAGACGAGAATTTCAGTAGCCTCTTTATTTTCCGGTATGGCGGGTTTCCCCAGCAAACGATTGAATGCAAGGACCAGCAACTGCCTATCGCTCTCGCGCAGCATTATCCTGGAAAGGTATTTTTTAAAAAAGGCATTAACCGGCTTTTTAAGCTCACCAATGCCACGATCGCCGGCCTGGCTGTGTTACTGATCGCTATTCTCGGTGTGGCTTACTGGTATGGGCTACCGCTGGTGGCAAGCGCAGTCGCCTCGCGCGTTCCTATGAGCGCCGAAATCGAAATGGGCGACACGATGTACGAAAACCTCCTCCACGGCTACGATGTCGACTCCACACTTACCGTCAAAGTGAACGATTTCGCGCGATCGATCGATTTCAAAACGCAATATCCCATCCGTGTGACGGTCGTGCGGGAAAGAGATGTAAATGCATTCGCATTGCCCGGCGGCCGCATCGTGGTATTCGACGGTATTCTCCGCCGGATGACCACCAAGGAAGAGCTCGCCGCGCTGCTCGCGCACGAGGTATCGCACGTCCACTACCGCCACTCGCTACGCAACGTGATCCGCAGCCTGGGCGGGTACCTGTTCCTGTCCGTCCTTCTGAACGACATCAACGGCATCGTCACCGTCCTCGCCGACAACTCCAACGCCCTCGCCAACCTCACCTACTCCCGCGAACTGGAAACCGAAGCCGACCAAAAAGCGATGACGATCTTCCAATCCGAAGGCCTTAACCTGAAAGGCTTCGTAGACCTCTTTACCATGCTCAAAAGCGAACACGGCGACATGACCAGCCTGAAACTACTCAGCACCCACCCGCTGACGGCGGACCGGCTAAGAGTGGCGGAAGTGAAGATGAAGGGTCAAAAGGGGGTGAAGGAAGATGTGGAGTTGGAGCGGAAGTGGGCGGAGATCGACCGCGGATATAGGGGTGGGGAATGA
- a CDS encoding SHOCT domain-containing protein, producing MKTLSADGRQKVTDIAARYNLQPETVERLLAAVIRGNGTMAQFNLSELGGQGQWMRGGMTMVGDMFNSALRGMVDKLCNELADLVTTALLFEDRGEAVDAPEQAREVANAGADKSAGTGNDFFSQASGSWPTIFGNPTASGSQNNFRYAYFAPVHRLVVEDAGKRTIYDTKHHHITGVSQQQGVTSSYRFTSQDGQVDLSTLEVVSDPDAPKQRRPGITYDVTATAELGPESRNPQDIVISTIEKLNTLFEKGQITEEDFKAKKEELLRRL from the coding sequence ATGAAAACATTAAGCGCAGACGGGCGGCAAAAGGTGACAGACATCGCGGCCCGATATAATTTGCAGCCTGAGACTGTCGAGCGTTTGCTAGCTGCCGTCATCCGGGGCAATGGTACCATGGCCCAATTCAACCTGTCGGAGCTCGGCGGGCAGGGGCAATGGATGAGGGGCGGAATGACGATGGTGGGGGACATGTTCAACAGCGCGCTTCGTGGCATGGTAGATAAGCTGTGCAATGAGCTTGCAGACCTGGTTACGACCGCCTTGCTGTTTGAGGACCGCGGAGAAGCGGTGGATGCGCCGGAGCAGGCCCGTGAAGTGGCGAACGCAGGTGCCGATAAAAGTGCGGGTACAGGCAATGACTTTTTCAGTCAGGCGAGCGGTTCCTGGCCGACCATTTTTGGAAACCCTACGGCCAGCGGCTCACAGAATAATTTCCGCTACGCCTACTTCGCGCCGGTTCATAGGCTGGTGGTCGAAGATGCGGGCAAGAGGACGATCTACGACACCAAACACCATCATATCACGGGTGTTTCGCAGCAGCAGGGCGTTACAAGTTCCTATCGCTTCACGAGCCAGGATGGTCAGGTCGATTTGTCAACCCTCGAAGTCGTTTCGGATCCGGACGCGCCCAAGCAGCGAAGACCTGGGATTACGTACGATGTGACTGCCACCGCCGAACTTGGACCGGAGTCAAGGAACCCGCAGGATATTGTTATTTCTACTATCGAGAAGCTTAATACCCTTTTTGAGAAAGGGCAGATTACGGAGGAGGACTTTAAGGCGAAGAAGGAAGAGTTGCTGCGGAGGTTGTAA
- a CDS encoding right-handed parallel beta-helix repeat-containing protein, which translates to MLKARRILWAALSFALLLGSCKEDEDVKPSDTLTAKAGADQNVNAGSVVKLDGSASTDSENKPFDFSWAFTKKPAGSAANLASATTAKPTFTADLPGEYEVELTISNANGQSKDKVLITATVIEPVVIDANIRAKLTLNDRIDNPAIPDYIVNANVSVNAELEIKPGVVIAFARDTRLEINDNGGILLAKGDSAKPIRFIGKEATKGFWSGVTFRSSSSANTLEYVQVLNAGSKPLYATTKAGMAVLGSQAEVNIRHCLFEANAGYGLYIQQGVNLASFEKNNFKDNTEAGLLIGAENVKNLDTDSKFTNGNSRDVVEIFASSLPKNATAEVVWKGFKDKTPYRILENVTSDANWKLLPGVIIEVGRAGYINVDDGYFNAVGTENNKIVIRGAENAAAYWKGLLCFSTSDQNIIENAEVSGGGNIAIVSGKKANIAVYGGQSRMTVRKSVISNSGGYGIFVNYQGTINADVETVNTFKDNAQGKLLKE; encoded by the coding sequence ATGTTAAAAGCAAGAAGAATTCTTTGGGCAGCCTTGTCCTTTGCCCTGCTGCTGGGTAGCTGCAAGGAAGACGAAGATGTAAAGCCATCCGACACATTGACCGCCAAAGCAGGAGCGGACCAGAATGTAAACGCAGGCTCTGTTGTGAAACTCGACGGTAGCGCTTCTACCGACAGTGAAAACAAGCCTTTCGATTTCAGCTGGGCATTTACGAAAAAACCGGCAGGTAGCGCCGCGAACCTCGCTTCGGCAACTACCGCCAAGCCAACTTTCACCGCCGATCTCCCCGGAGAATACGAAGTGGAACTGACCATCAGCAATGCCAACGGGCAGAGCAAAGACAAAGTCCTGATCACCGCGACCGTCATCGAACCGGTTGTAATCGATGCCAACATTCGCGCCAAACTGACTTTGAACGACCGCATCGATAACCCGGCCATTCCCGATTACATCGTGAACGCAAACGTGTCGGTGAATGCGGAGCTCGAAATCAAGCCGGGCGTCGTGATCGCGTTCGCACGGGACACACGCCTTGAAATCAACGACAACGGCGGTATCCTCCTCGCAAAAGGCGATTCCGCGAAACCCATCCGTTTCATTGGAAAGGAAGCGACAAAAGGGTTCTGGTCGGGTGTAACGTTCCGCTCGTCGAGCAGCGCCAACACGCTCGAATACGTACAGGTGCTGAACGCGGGCAGTAAGCCGCTTTATGCTACTACCAAAGCGGGAATGGCGGTTCTGGGCAGCCAGGCGGAAGTGAACATCAGGCACTGTCTGTTCGAGGCAAATGCCGGTTACGGTCTTTACATTCAGCAGGGCGTAAATCTGGCTTCATTCGAAAAGAACAATTTCAAAGACAATACGGAGGCGGGCCTTCTCATCGGTGCGGAAAACGTTAAAAACCTCGACACCGATTCCAAATTCACCAACGGCAATAGCCGCGATGTAGTGGAGATATTTGCTTCGTCCCTGCCCAAAAACGCAACTGCGGAAGTGGTTTGGAAAGGTTTCAAAGACAAAACCCCTTACCGCATCCTCGAAAACGTAACTTCCGACGCCAACTGGAAACTGTTGCCGGGTGTAATCATCGAAGTTGGCCGCGCAGGTTATATTAATGTCGACGATGGTTATTTCAATGCGGTAGGTACCGAAAACAACAAGATCGTCATCCGCGGTGCAGAGAATGCGGCCGCATATTGGAAGGGCCTGCTTTGCTTCTCGACCAGCGACCAGAATATCATCGAAAATGCGGAGGTTTCGGGCGGTGGAAACATTGCCATCGTGTCGGGGAAGAAGGCTAATATCGCGGTTTACGGCGGCCAGTCGCGCATGACGGTCCGTAAGTCGGTTATCTCCAACAGCGGAGGCTACGGCATATTCGTCAACTACCAGGGTACTATCAATGCGGACGTGGAGACGGTCAACACATTCAAAGACAATGCACAAGGCAAGTTGCTGAAAGAGTAG
- a CDS encoding mechanosensitive ion channel family protein codes for MIFAQISKLVDPIAVKLDRWTVDAYRLLPNLLIAIIILIVFRFLSKLGGKFVERVLGRASQNVALVGLISTITRIAIVATGFFFALGILGLDKTVTSLLAGAGVLALALGFAFQDLTTNFISGAFIAIQRPIQVGDIIETNGYTGKVLSIGLRSVKLDNFEGQQVELPSKDIFQKPIVNFTHSGERRVRMEGSIGYKDDLALVENLALSVIKKLDFIDPLKVIEFNFTRFTEKSIDFEILFWIRQDKIGPGPAKSAAMKVVKRVFDENNISFPTPARPIDLIPPAPGKPEV; via the coding sequence ATGATCTTTGCACAAATTTCCAAACTCGTAGACCCTATCGCAGTAAAGCTCGATCGCTGGACGGTGGATGCATATCGCCTTTTGCCCAACCTGCTCATAGCGATCATCATCCTGATCGTGTTCAGGTTCCTGTCGAAATTAGGCGGGAAGTTTGTTGAGCGGGTATTGGGCCGTGCCTCGCAGAACGTGGCGCTGGTGGGACTGATTTCCACCATTACCCGCATTGCAATCGTCGCGACGGGTTTTTTCTTCGCATTAGGTATTTTAGGTCTGGATAAAACTGTAACCTCTTTGCTCGCGGGTGCGGGCGTGCTTGCATTAGCGCTCGGCTTCGCGTTTCAGGATTTGACGACCAACTTTATTTCCGGCGCATTCATCGCCATTCAGCGCCCGATACAGGTAGGGGATATAATCGAAACAAATGGTTATACTGGCAAAGTACTGTCGATCGGACTGCGATCGGTGAAGCTGGATAACTTCGAAGGCCAGCAGGTTGAACTGCCGAGTAAGGATATTTTTCAGAAACCGATCGTCAATTTTACGCATTCAGGCGAGCGACGTGTACGGATGGAAGGTAGCATAGGCTATAAAGACGATCTCGCATTGGTGGAAAACCTTGCGTTAAGCGTGATTAAAAAACTCGATTTTATAGATCCGTTGAAAGTAATCGAGTTCAACTTCACGCGGTTTACCGAAAAGAGTATCGATTTTGAAATACTGTTCTGGATCCGGCAGGACAAAATCGGTCCCGGACCGGCGAAAAGTGCCGCTATGAAGGTGGTCAAGCGCGTTTTTGACGAAAACAATATTTCATTCCCGACGCCCGCACGGCCCATTGATCTTATCCCCCCGGCGCCGGGGAAGCCGGAAGTATAA